From Marinobacterium sp. LSUCC0821, a single genomic window includes:
- a CDS encoding sugar phosphate isomerase/epimerase has product MNTKFSLAYLTTKDLSPDEAVRVAAETGYDMVGFRLLPAGTEAPFPILTDPKVQQRTIAALRETGIQLADIEIVRVNDTFDLARFDQFLTVGAELGAKHVLVAGDDLDRNRLIENYGRFCRRAAEFGMTADLEPMPWTAVRHIRDAIEVTEAVNCTNAAILVDALHYDRSESSLEDLRAIKPERINYIQVCDAPQIENPTLEQLIHNARGERFLPGDGEIDIASMLRALPRDKVISIEIPRTAEEATISAKDRASQALIRTKELIASL; this is encoded by the coding sequence ATGAACACGAAGTTTTCACTCGCATATTTAACAACCAAAGATCTATCTCCAGATGAGGCTGTACGTGTTGCAGCCGAAACTGGATATGACATGGTGGGGTTTCGCCTCTTACCTGCGGGAACAGAGGCACCATTTCCAATCCTTACAGACCCTAAGGTACAACAGCGAACAATTGCAGCGCTTCGCGAAACAGGCATACAACTTGCGGATATTGAGATCGTACGCGTAAACGACACATTCGATCTTGCGCGTTTTGATCAGTTCTTAACGGTAGGCGCCGAGCTTGGAGCGAAACATGTTCTGGTCGCGGGCGATGATCTAGATCGAAACCGCCTGATTGAGAATTACGGGCGTTTCTGTAGACGTGCTGCTGAATTTGGCATGACTGCAGATTTAGAACCTATGCCGTGGACTGCCGTCAGACATATACGTGACGCTATTGAAGTGACTGAAGCGGTGAATTGCACTAACGCTGCCATTCTGGTGGATGCATTACATTACGATCGATCAGAGAGTTCATTAGAGGATCTACGTGCAATCAAACCCGAGCGTATTAACTACATTCAGGTTTGCGATGCTCCACAAATCGAGAATCCGACCCTAGAGCAGCTTATTCACAACGCAAGGGGTGAACGATTCTTACCAGGTGATGGTGAAATAGATATCGCTTCAATGTTGCGCGCCCTGCCCAGAGACAAGGTCATCAGCATAGAGATACCTCGCACCGCTGAAGAGGCGACAATCTCCGCTAAAGATCGCGCTTCTCAAGCGTTGATTCGCACAAAAGAGCTGATTGCTTCGTTGTAA
- a CDS encoding NIPSNAP family protein codes for MKYYELITLKTVIFGAGKMADGIQAFLYAPEAKGTLYGAWFSDVGSLNEVYLLRGFNSLDEMFEERDRIRLSSDPFNGGEDLLHYSCDSYKALDFMPEIEPGEFGKVYEIRTYQPTLNGLAPTIEKWREAVPKRVEYSPLTIAMYSIDGPTRFTQIWPYESANARAEARGKSVADGVWPPAGGPAFLRPEMESTMAIPMPFSPLK; via the coding sequence ATGAAATACTACGAACTGATCACCCTTAAAACTGTGATATTTGGTGCCGGCAAAATGGCCGATGGCATTCAAGCTTTCCTATATGCACCAGAAGCCAAGGGCACACTATACGGTGCATGGTTCTCTGACGTAGGCAGCCTTAACGAGGTGTATCTACTGCGTGGTTTCAACTCCCTTGACGAGATGTTCGAAGAGCGCGATCGTATCCGCCTTTCATCTGATCCATTTAACGGCGGTGAAGACCTGCTTCACTACAGCTGCGATTCATATAAAGCGTTGGATTTCATGCCTGAAATTGAGCCAGGTGAATTTGGCAAAGTTTATGAGATCCGTACTTACCAACCAACGCTTAATGGCCTAGCTCCAACGATCGAGAAATGGCGTGAAGCAGTACCTAAGCGCGTAGAGTATTCACCACTTACGATCGCAATGTACTCAATAGATGGTCCTACACGATTCACTCAAATCTGGCCGTATGAATCGGCTAATGCACGTGCTGAAGCTCGCGGCAAGAGTGTTGCAGATGGCGTATGGCCACCAGCGGGCGGACCTGCTTTCCTACGCCCTGAAATGGAATCAACTATGGCTATTCCAATGCCATTCTCACCGCTGAAATAA
- a CDS encoding FAD-dependent oxidoreductase has translation MPVASIIDTSPKSHYDVIVIGSGAAALSTALSAVQQGLSVAVLEKSSHIGGTTAWSGGWMWLPLNPYAKEAGFQDSKENAKRYIQSVAGGRELDPRVDTFLDAAPEMVEHYRSTTEVDFISGDKVPDMQDLPGSVKGGRSLCAAPFDGRTLGREIRFLRKPLDLTTVWGMSIGSFELRQFYDALRKPSALLHVCKRFTAHFKDLALHRRSMYLQNGNVLAASLFKSNLNLGVDLFTDVQINDLICENGSVTGVCIKSNDADFVINSNAVVSAAGGFPHSKALLDQFAAHRAGAKHFSAAVPENIGDIIQMALKQGAAISADYAEAAAWAPCSVYTRIDGTTCNYPHLLERGKPGILAIGQDGRRFTNEANCYHQFQKGLFDSHSSEQPYSWLIADRKAYRRWGLGCAKPAPFLNIQALKSGYLIKAQSLQVLADKIAVPFEAFQETISRFNQFAKTGEDLDFRRGESTYNKGAGDFEHQPNPSLGEIKKAPFYAVKLNSGSLGTFIGLKTNHECQVINAAEEPIPGLYAVGNEAASIFRGDYPSGGITLGPAMTFGYLCGKAIAKHLNNESDQ, from the coding sequence GTGCCCGTAGCCTCCATCATTGATACCAGTCCCAAGAGTCACTACGACGTCATTGTCATAGGATCTGGGGCTGCGGCTCTTTCAACAGCATTAAGTGCAGTTCAGCAGGGACTATCTGTTGCAGTTCTAGAAAAGAGCTCGCACATTGGTGGCACTACAGCATGGTCTGGTGGCTGGATGTGGCTGCCGCTCAACCCTTACGCGAAAGAGGCCGGTTTTCAGGACTCTAAAGAGAATGCTAAGCGATACATACAGTCCGTAGCAGGCGGGCGTGAACTCGATCCAAGAGTCGACACCTTTCTTGATGCAGCCCCAGAAATGGTTGAGCACTACCGCTCAACAACCGAAGTAGACTTTATCTCTGGGGATAAAGTGCCTGATATGCAGGATCTTCCTGGCTCTGTTAAGGGTGGCCGATCTTTATGTGCCGCACCTTTCGATGGCAGAACACTGGGACGTGAGATTCGTTTTCTGAGAAAACCGTTAGATTTAACGACTGTATGGGGTATGAGCATCGGCTCTTTTGAGTTACGCCAATTCTATGATGCCCTAAGAAAACCCTCTGCCCTTCTGCATGTATGCAAGCGCTTCACAGCGCATTTTAAAGACCTGGCACTTCATCGCAGAAGTATGTATCTGCAAAACGGCAACGTCCTTGCTGCATCTCTATTTAAGAGCAATTTGAACCTCGGAGTCGATCTGTTTACTGATGTTCAGATTAACGATCTCATCTGTGAGAACGGCTCAGTCACAGGAGTATGCATCAAGAGCAACGATGCCGATTTTGTGATCAATTCCAATGCGGTTGTTTCAGCAGCGGGTGGTTTTCCACATAGCAAAGCGTTATTGGATCAGTTTGCTGCACACCGAGCAGGAGCTAAACACTTTTCTGCTGCAGTACCTGAAAATATTGGCGATATCATTCAGATGGCTCTTAAACAGGGTGCCGCGATCTCCGCAGATTACGCAGAGGCAGCAGCTTGGGCTCCATGTAGTGTTTACACCAGAATTGATGGTACGACCTGCAACTACCCACACCTGTTAGAACGAGGCAAACCGGGCATTCTAGCGATTGGGCAGGATGGTCGTCGTTTTACAAATGAAGCCAACTGCTACCACCAATTCCAGAAAGGGCTATTTGATAGCCACTCCAGCGAACAACCTTACAGCTGGCTGATAGCCGATCGCAAAGCCTATAGGCGCTGGGGCTTAGGTTGCGCGAAACCTGCACCCTTTTTAAATATTCAGGCATTAAAAAGCGGTTATCTAATCAAGGCTCAATCGCTACAGGTGCTGGCTGATAAAATTGCAGTTCCTTTTGAGGCGTTTCAGGAGACCATCTCCCGTTTTAATCAATTTGCCAAAACAGGCGAAGATTTAGATTTCAGACGAGGCGAGTCAACCTACAACAAAGGTGCAGGTGATTTTGAACACCAACCAAACCCATCGTTAGGTGAAATCAAAAAAGCACCTTTCTATGCAGTAAAACTGAACTCCGGCAGTCTTGGCACCTTTATAGGACTCAAGACCAATCATGAATGCCAAGTCATTAATGCAGCAGAGGAACCGATTCCTGGGTTGTATGCTGTTGGTAATGAGGCCGCCAGTATATTCAGGGGCGACTACCCCAGCGGGGGCATAACCCTTGGACCTGCCATGACCTTTGGTTATCTCTGCGGAAAAGCTATCGCAAAACATTTGAACAACGAATCAGACCAATAA
- a CDS encoding IclR family transcriptional regulator has translation MSSALEKAFSLIEHLAQNPHGSSVSSLSEALGQPASGIHRSLKMLEELGYVRQLDQGKHYSLTIKLSALGLSYLGGLGLNDVTQPLLDHLASQTEELIRMAILDGESLVWVGVSQGTKSGLKYDPSSEQGQTAHLASSASGIALLATMSDEDAIARVMKQGMSREGQGADAPMTVKQLLETLAVTRTRGYSINSNSFLDGMSAMARVIFDPITGKPFGTVSIAGPAVRLTAERMAGFEQLLEATALELSEASRASNYFKHLES, from the coding sequence ATGAGTAGCGCACTAGAGAAAGCCTTTAGTCTAATCGAGCATCTAGCCCAAAACCCGCATGGCAGTTCAGTCTCCTCTTTATCAGAAGCACTAGGACAACCAGCCAGCGGCATCCATCGCTCACTAAAAATGCTTGAAGAGTTAGGCTATGTTCGCCAGCTGGATCAGGGCAAACACTACTCTCTAACCATCAAGCTATCAGCTTTAGGGCTCTCTTACTTAGGTGGCTTAGGGCTGAATGATGTTACGCAACCACTGCTCGACCATCTCGCATCACAAACTGAAGAGCTTATCCGAATGGCCATTCTTGATGGCGAATCTCTGGTATGGGTTGGCGTTTCACAGGGTACAAAATCAGGCCTTAAATATGACCCAAGCTCAGAACAGGGACAGACTGCTCACTTAGCCTCGTCCGCTTCTGGTATCGCACTGCTTGCCACGATGAGTGACGAAGATGCTATAGCACGCGTCATGAAACAGGGCATGAGTCGTGAGGGACAGGGTGCAGATGCGCCTATGACTGTTAAGCAGTTGCTGGAGACCCTCGCAGTCACTCGAACTCGAGGCTATAGCATTAACAGCAACTCCTTCTTAGATGGCATGTCAGCTATGGCTAGAGTGATCTTTGATCCAATCACCGGCAAACCCTTTGGTACTGTCAGTATTGCGGGCCCTGCGGTTAGATTAACCGCAGAGAGAATGGCAGGGTTTGAGCAGCTTCTTGAAGCTACAGCACTGGAATTAAGTGAAGCGAGCCGTGCGTCTAACTACTTTAAACATCTAGAGAGCTAA
- a CDS encoding FAD-dependent oxidoreductase, with the protein MSNSSSNYDFIVCGSGAAGLSGAVFAALKGWRVLLLEESQYIGGTSALSGGTTWTPLSSIGREVNDSDSLEEVTAFLDGTVGEASDAKVRASFLAHAASAVETLQNHTRMEFRPCPKHPDYMWNAGHATLNGRAIEPVPYKTGPMGKLRELVRPPIEEFTVLGGMQVDRIDIRNLLDRYKSVKSFFYVGRLVATYVLDRIFYGRHSRYVMGQAMIARLLHSASELGVDIKVNASVTELVEESGRVVGVKYSDNGSTKEATTKRGVLLATGGFGANKERQKQYYEATCSGVSPASSDNKASIHPLVEALGAHYGSADKHPAFYAPCSTRQRKDGSTAVYPHFVFDRSKPGTICVNDEGKRFLNETISYHDFGRTALAMQMGGEPIWLIGDQRAANKYGLGLLRPGGDNPKPLIKEGYLKSASTIAGLAKEIGVSAENLEATLNRYNESAVRGEDPEFGRGSTPYQQHNGDPDNAPNTTIRPLSGPFFAVKLEIGVIGTAKGFAGNAFAQLNKGDGSVIEGVYAAGNDLQSIMGGVYPGPGITIGPGITFAYIATQHAAGELS; encoded by the coding sequence GTGTCTAACTCAAGCTCAAATTACGATTTTATTGTCTGTGGTTCTGGTGCGGCAGGTCTCTCTGGTGCTGTTTTCGCAGCGCTTAAGGGTTGGAGGGTTTTGCTGCTTGAAGAGAGTCAGTATATTGGCGGAACCAGTGCCTTATCGGGCGGCACGACTTGGACTCCACTTAGTTCAATTGGGCGTGAAGTTAACGACAGCGATTCACTGGAAGAGGTGACAGCTTTCTTAGATGGTACTGTCGGTGAAGCATCAGACGCTAAGGTTCGTGCAAGTTTTCTGGCGCATGCCGCAAGTGCGGTTGAGACGCTTCAGAATCATACGCGTATGGAGTTTCGTCCATGCCCTAAACATCCAGATTACATGTGGAATGCAGGACATGCGACATTGAACGGACGAGCGATTGAGCCGGTACCATACAAAACTGGCCCTATGGGTAAGCTCCGTGAATTGGTGCGCCCGCCTATCGAAGAATTTACTGTTCTTGGTGGTATGCAGGTTGACCGTATCGATATTCGTAACCTACTTGATCGTTACAAGTCAGTGAAATCATTTTTCTATGTTGGGCGTTTAGTTGCGACCTACGTGCTCGATCGAATTTTTTATGGACGTCACTCTCGCTATGTCATGGGGCAGGCGATGATTGCTCGTCTACTTCACTCAGCCAGTGAGCTTGGTGTTGATATAAAAGTGAATGCGTCGGTAACCGAACTTGTTGAAGAATCGGGTCGGGTTGTTGGAGTTAAGTACTCTGATAACGGCAGCACAAAAGAGGCTACTACCAAACGTGGCGTGTTGCTTGCTACGGGCGGGTTTGGTGCAAACAAAGAGCGTCAAAAACAGTACTACGAAGCTACATGCTCTGGTGTTTCACCTGCGAGCTCAGATAACAAAGCATCTATTCATCCACTGGTTGAAGCACTCGGTGCACACTATGGTTCTGCCGATAAACATCCTGCCTTTTACGCACCCTGTTCAACACGACAGCGCAAAGATGGTTCAACAGCTGTGTACCCTCACTTTGTCTTTGATCGAAGCAAGCCCGGTACAATTTGTGTTAATGACGAGGGCAAGCGCTTCCTAAACGAGACGATTTCATATCACGATTTCGGTCGAACAGCGTTGGCTATGCAGATGGGTGGTGAGCCGATTTGGCTTATCGGCGATCAGAGAGCTGCAAATAAGTATGGTCTAGGTTTACTCCGTCCAGGTGGCGATAACCCGAAACCTCTTATCAAAGAGGGCTACCTTAAGAGCGCATCAACTATTGCAGGGCTTGCGAAAGAGATTGGAGTATCCGCTGAAAATCTTGAAGCTACACTCAATCGTTACAACGAATCTGCAGTGCGAGGCGAAGACCCAGAGTTTGGACGAGGTAGCACACCATACCAGCAACATAATGGCGACCCGGATAACGCACCGAATACGACAATTCGACCGCTGTCAGGCCCATTCTTCGCAGTGAAGCTTGAAATAGGTGTCATAGGAACTGCAAAGGGCTTTGCAGGTAATGCATTTGCTCAGCTAAACAAGGGCGATGGCTCGGTCATTGAGGGAGTTTACGCTGCTGGTAATGACCTTCAATCAATCATGGGTGGTGTATATCCTGGACCTGGTATCACGATTGGTCCTGGAATCACCTTTGCATACATCGCGACTCAGCATGCTGCAGGGGAGTTGAGCTAA
- a CDS encoding shikimate dehydrogenase — translation MSIELSGETRLFPIVGDPIAQVRSPKYLTEIMASRGINGIVPPVHVAPSELAGFFATAKAIQNLDGIVITLPHKIDSLAFCDRVTKRASVIGAVNVTRRMADGCFYGDNTDGEAYVSAIRNRGGEPEGKQVLQIGVGGAGSAVAYEFLAQGVATLYIFDVDAARLSQAVTKLDAVFPGRVRAAESNSPKGMDIVANVTPVGMKESDPTPVPLDELTSDMMFGDALTKPAISKTGEFARSIGCKAMAGADMFDAQAETLVNFMTDDESKFLAGFELL, via the coding sequence ATGAGTATTGAACTCTCAGGAGAGACTCGTCTTTTCCCTATTGTTGGTGACCCGATTGCCCAGGTTCGCTCGCCAAAGTATCTCACTGAAATTATGGCTTCGCGCGGGATTAACGGCATAGTTCCACCGGTCCATGTTGCTCCCTCAGAGTTGGCTGGCTTCTTTGCTACAGCCAAGGCTATTCAAAACTTGGATGGCATCGTCATTACACTGCCTCACAAGATCGACTCCCTGGCATTTTGTGATCGAGTGACAAAGCGTGCATCAGTGATTGGTGCTGTGAATGTGACGCGTCGAATGGCAGATGGGTGCTTCTATGGCGACAACACGGATGGTGAAGCTTATGTCTCTGCAATTCGAAATCGCGGTGGTGAGCCAGAGGGTAAACAGGTACTGCAAATTGGTGTCGGTGGAGCTGGAAGTGCGGTGGCCTATGAGTTTTTGGCGCAGGGTGTAGCAACCCTTTATATATTCGATGTTGATGCTGCTCGTTTATCTCAGGCAGTTACCAAATTAGATGCGGTGTTCCCGGGTCGTGTTCGAGCTGCAGAGAGTAACTCTCCTAAAGGTATGGATATAGTTGCTAATGTAACGCCGGTGGGTATGAAAGAGAGTGATCCTACGCCCGTTCCTTTGGATGAGCTTACGTCAGATATGATGTTTGGTGATGCGCTGACTAAACCTGCTATCTCTAAAACGGGTGAGTTTGCCCGCTCTATTGGCTGCAAAGCAATGGCTGGCGCTGATATGTTTGATGCACAGGCAGAAACACTCGTTAACTTTATGACAGACGACGAGTCTAAATTTCTCGCTGGATTTGAATTACTTTAA
- a CDS encoding FAD-dependent oxidoreductase: protein MDNAHYDMIVLGSGAAGLSSAVTAAKNGLRVLVIEKDKDIGGTTAWSGGWIWSPRNLFATARGIHHEPSEVREYLKNVTGPFFNEKRVDAFIENAPKMIDFFHKNTSLQFQGDPGIPDTYGHQPGAGMGGRSAIAEPFDAKMLGRDFAKLKKPLNETTFYGLMIQSGSDLKAFMSMTRSFKSMVHVGKRMTRFFFDMLRFRRSTDLRNGNALIGRLLKSAIDLGVEFKLEAQVTALVQQSDRVVGVKLGEQEILANKGVVLASGGYPHDQQRREKLFVRNAEHSTLATSLATGDGASLAESVGGHFKSDTAAPAAYCPVSLVPWQNGRIGVFPHIIDRGKPGLIAVRRNGQRFCNEGLGYHDFVADLQAQLDADEPAKAWMICDYRFLRRYGLGIVRPTPVPYSPWVKSGYLKEANTLEELARQCGIDSAAFVQTVKSFNDSAAKGEDPEFARGTTPYMRLQGDAEIQPNPCVAPILKAPFFAIEVVPGSFGTFAGIDVDENCRVLTADQKPIEGLFAVGTDAASVFGGFYPAGGIAIGPALTFGYVVGNYVAGTTNE from the coding sequence ATGGATAACGCTCACTACGATATGATTGTTCTTGGCTCCGGCGCAGCGGGTCTGTCTTCTGCTGTCACGGCGGCTAAAAACGGCTTGCGTGTCCTGGTTATTGAGAAAGATAAGGATATCGGCGGGACCACGGCGTGGTCGGGTGGTTGGATTTGGTCCCCACGAAATCTGTTTGCCACTGCCCGCGGTATTCATCATGAACCTTCAGAGGTTAGAGAGTATCTGAAGAATGTTACCGGTCCGTTTTTTAATGAAAAGCGAGTTGATGCTTTTATAGAAAATGCGCCAAAAATGATCGACTTCTTTCACAAGAATACCTCACTTCAGTTTCAGGGTGATCCAGGTATTCCAGACACCTATGGACATCAGCCTGGTGCAGGAATGGGTGGACGTTCAGCGATAGCGGAGCCTTTTGATGCCAAAATGCTCGGCCGCGATTTTGCTAAATTGAAGAAGCCTCTAAACGAGACCACATTTTACGGCTTAATGATTCAGTCTGGGTCAGACTTGAAAGCTTTTATGTCGATGACTCGCTCTTTCAAGTCTATGGTGCACGTTGGCAAGCGTATGACGCGCTTCTTCTTTGACATGCTGCGTTTTAGACGCAGCACAGATCTTAGAAATGGCAATGCATTGATTGGTCGCCTTCTTAAATCAGCGATAGATCTCGGTGTGGAATTCAAGTTAGAGGCTCAGGTTACAGCCCTAGTCCAGCAATCAGATAGGGTTGTTGGCGTTAAATTGGGCGAACAAGAGATTTTGGCGAATAAAGGTGTTGTATTGGCCAGCGGGGGGTATCCGCATGATCAGCAGCGCAGAGAGAAGTTGTTTGTGCGAAATGCCGAGCACTCAACTCTTGCAACGTCGCTTGCTACTGGTGATGGTGCATCACTCGCTGAAAGTGTCGGCGGACATTTTAAGTCAGATACCGCAGCCCCAGCAGCCTACTGCCCTGTTTCATTGGTGCCCTGGCAGAACGGCCGTATTGGAGTCTTCCCTCATATCATCGATCGCGGCAAGCCAGGTCTGATTGCTGTCCGTCGAAATGGTCAGCGCTTCTGTAATGAAGGACTGGGTTACCACGACTTTGTTGCCGACCTTCAGGCTCAATTAGATGCCGACGAGCCTGCAAAGGCATGGATGATCTGTGATTACCGATTCTTACGTCGATATGGGCTTGGCATTGTTCGTCCAACTCCTGTTCCATATTCTCCATGGGTTAAATCTGGGTATCTCAAAGAGGCTAACACTCTAGAGGAGTTAGCACGCCAGTGTGGGATTGATTCAGCAGCTTTTGTTCAAACGGTAAAATCGTTCAATGACTCGGCTGCGAAAGGTGAAGATCCAGAGTTTGCTCGAGGTACAACTCCTTATATGCGTCTACAGGGAGATGCTGAAATTCAGCCTAACCCCTGTGTTGCGCCTATCTTGAAAGCGCCATTCTTTGCTATTGAAGTTGTTCCAGGAAGTTTTGGTACTTTTGCCGGTATAGATGTCGATGAGAATTGCCGTGTGCTTACCGCGGATCAGAAGCCCATCGAAGGGCTCTTTGCGGTTGGAACGGATGCCGCCAGCGTGTTTGGTGGCTTCTATCCGGCCGGCGGTATCGCAATTGGTCCTGCGCTGACCTTTGGTTATGTCGTAGGTAATTATGTAGCAGGCACGACAAATGAATAA
- a CDS encoding sugar phosphate isomerase/epimerase gives MNNYPLGLAHLSALDLPPPQFIRVAAKAGFSSVGLRFVAVNDVTPGYPLMSDAKMLRETKDALSETGLRVNDVEFLKFEPGTDPRSFDALIDTAAELGARTIITAPYDEDLTRLGDNLGQFADLTAAKGVQTVLEFFPWTVIDDLASCWKLVQNSSEHLGILVDSLHFNRSNSSIKLLKKIPAKRLPFVQLCDAPVQSSYTFEELIYAGRDERLAPGLGEIPLAEIVTALPKEIVISLEVPQIKKTKELGEDRVLQQLFADTQAYLKNR, from the coding sequence ATGAATAACTACCCTTTAGGGTTGGCACACCTTTCGGCCTTAGACCTGCCGCCTCCGCAATTTATTCGTGTAGCAGCGAAAGCTGGATTTAGTAGCGTTGGACTTCGCTTTGTTGCAGTAAACGATGTAACCCCGGGTTATCCGTTGATGTCTGATGCCAAGATGCTGCGTGAAACGAAAGATGCGTTATCAGAAACGGGACTTCGGGTTAACGATGTCGAGTTTTTAAAGTTCGAACCTGGTACTGATCCTCGCTCGTTTGATGCGTTAATTGATACGGCAGCAGAACTAGGCGCAAGAACTATTATTACCGCCCCTTATGATGAAGATCTCACTCGACTTGGTGACAACCTTGGGCAGTTTGCTGATCTGACTGCTGCCAAGGGTGTTCAGACTGTCCTAGAGTTTTTCCCTTGGACTGTCATTGATGACTTGGCGAGTTGCTGGAAGCTGGTACAGAACAGTTCAGAGCATCTAGGCATCTTAGTTGATTCACTTCACTTCAACCGTTCGAACTCGAGCATAAAGTTGCTAAAGAAAATTCCGGCTAAACGACTTCCGTTCGTGCAGCTGTGTGATGCACCTGTGCAATCGAGCTATACCTTTGAAGAACTGATTTACGCGGGTCGTGATGAGCGATTGGCGCCTGGGTTAGGTGAAATACCTTTGGCAGAGATTGTGACGGCTCTGCCGAAGGAAATAGTAATTTCACTCGAGGTGCCTCAGATTAAAAAGACTAAAGAGCTTGGTGAGGACCGGGTATTGCAGCAGCTCTTTGCCGATACACAAGCTTATCTAAAAAATCGATAA
- a CDS encoding LysR family transcriptional regulator: protein MLRGSIRGAAEHLHVSAPGISRIIKHAEDTLGIRLFERKGGTFVPAVEARNFFDQLSEVYKGVENLQLALESVKRGDDSELSFASAPSIAAYIAPQAIRTVRDCYPGLYIDLNIVKYEEAIDYVLLEQGEFAIMTTDVDSQGIEVKFLGSVPVKVILPLGHQLSSKEVISVQDIRNESIIGVDPHDPFGAQLYAPFKDAGLNVVYATRGRFSQTVIGLVRENQGVALIDDTSVLRRDLSGVEVRDLAEDYYISVYLYSKSGHKMSSFAQQTISEIEKRLGRGK, encoded by the coding sequence ATGCTACGCGGGAGTATTCGCGGTGCAGCTGAGCATTTGCATGTCTCGGCGCCCGGAATAAGCCGCATTATCAAGCATGCCGAAGATACCTTGGGTATTCGATTGTTTGAGCGAAAGGGTGGCACCTTTGTCCCTGCGGTTGAAGCGAGAAACTTTTTTGACCAGTTGTCAGAAGTTTATAAAGGTGTTGAGAATCTTCAGCTTGCCCTTGAGTCGGTAAAACGCGGTGACGATTCAGAGTTGTCCTTCGCTTCTGCTCCATCAATAGCTGCTTACATTGCGCCGCAGGCGATACGGACGGTCAGAGACTGTTACCCAGGCCTCTATATCGATCTGAATATCGTTAAATATGAAGAGGCGATTGATTATGTCCTGCTAGAGCAGGGCGAATTCGCCATTATGACTACCGATGTTGATAGTCAGGGTATTGAGGTTAAGTTTCTGGGAAGTGTACCTGTAAAGGTCATTCTTCCTCTTGGGCATCAGTTGTCCTCGAAAGAGGTTATTTCGGTTCAAGATATCCGAAACGAATCGATTATAGGTGTTGATCCTCATGACCCTTTTGGTGCTCAGCTTTACGCGCCATTTAAAGATGCTGGACTCAATGTTGTCTATGCAACGCGAGGACGCTTCTCGCAAACGGTGATCGGTTTGGTTCGTGAAAATCAGGGTGTTGCGTTAATTGATGACACCTCTGTTTTAAGAAGAGATTTGAGTGGTGTAGAGGTTCGTGACTTGGCTGAAGATTACTATATCTCGGTCTACCTCTACTCTAAGTCTGGGCACAAGATGTCGAGTTTTGCACAACAGACGATTTCAGAAATTGAAAAAAGATTGGGTCGCGGAAAATAA
- a CDS encoding tripartite tricarboxylate transporter substrate binding protein, whose translation MRKLLLGAAIALTATTTFAADYPAKDVQGIIQWGAGGSTDTVMRSVTPHAEKALGRDIVMTNKTGGVGAIAMKYVNAQKADGYTLLMGAENPQMYKTLGLADIDYNDMIPINVLARGVPIFVARNDAPYNNMKELVAYAKAHPGEVKTGSTGPGGLTSIVLAMLNAQANVEFTGVPYDGDGPALTALQGGAIDVMPAVLGAAIEHVKAGRMKAIGLVDVAANPLLPGVAPITEAFPGYNEFLPWGPFFGVFVKKGTPADAVAKLQAAYAEGAKSPEFLKLMKDRGFTVMGISGPEAEKFLTNYRATSSCIVHNAGFGKQDPKEFGINCSK comes from the coding sequence ATGCGCAAGCTTCTTCTCGGTGCTGCTATAGCACTAACAGCTACTACTACGTTCGCTGCTGATTACCCTGCTAAAGATGTACAGGGCATCATCCAATGGGGTGCTGGTGGTTCTACTGATACTGTAATGCGTTCAGTAACACCGCACGCTGAAAAAGCGCTTGGTCGTGACATCGTTATGACTAACAAAACAGGTGGTGTTGGTGCGATCGCAATGAAATATGTAAACGCTCAGAAAGCTGACGGTTACACACTTCTAATGGGCGCTGAAAACCCACAGATGTACAAGACTCTTGGTCTTGCTGACATCGACTACAACGACATGATCCCAATTAACGTGTTGGCTCGTGGTGTACCAATTTTCGTTGCTCGTAACGATGCACCATACAACAACATGAAAGAGCTTGTTGCTTACGCTAAGGCTCACCCAGGTGAAGTTAAAACTGGTTCAACTGGTCCTGGCGGTCTAACTTCTATCGTTCTTGCTATGCTTAACGCGCAAGCAAACGTTGAGTTCACAGGTGTTCCATACGACGGTGACGGCCCAGCTCTTACAGCACTTCAGGGTGGCGCTATCGACGTAATGCCTGCGGTACTTGGTGCTGCTATCGAGCACGTTAAAGCGGGTCGTATGAAAGCGATCGGTCTTGTAGACGTTGCAGCTAACCCACTTCTACCAGGTGTTGCGCCAATCACTGAAGCATTCCCTGGTTACAACGAGTTCCTACCTTGGGGTCCATTCTTTGGTGTATTCGTGAAGAAAGGCACACCAGCTGATGCTGTTGCTAAACTTCAGGCTGCATACGCTGAAGGTGCTAAATCTCCTGAGTTCTTGAAGCTTATGAAAGATCGTGGTTTCACTGTAATGGGTATTTCTGGTCCAGAAGCTGAGAAATTCCTAACTAACTACCGTGCAACTTCGTCTTGTATCGTTCACAACGCTGGCTTCGGCAAGCAGGATCCTAAAGAGTTCGGTATCAACTGTTCTAAATAA